In a genomic window of Columba livia isolate bColLiv1 breed racing homer chromosome 4, bColLiv1.pat.W.v2, whole genome shotgun sequence:
- the HTRA2 gene encoding serine protease HTRA2, mitochondrial produces MAALARGAWVPRAGRWCRALRGAPGVLAPPAPPAPPAPSAGASAPPPPPPPSTGARALAAALGAGAAALVLLWFRGSEARRSPLPALPALRAAVPAPPPSSPRAAFNFIADVVEKTAPALVYVEIVGRHPFSGRDVPISNGSGFLVSPDGLIVTNAHVVANRRRVRVKLASGEQYDAAVQDVDQVADIATIKIKAKHPLPTLPLGRSCEVRQGEFVVAMGSPFALQNTITSGIVSSAQRGSRELGLAASDMEYIQTDAAIDFGNSGGPLVNLDGEVIGVNTMKVTSGISFAIPSDRLRAFLQKEEQRKGSWFGSTEAKRRYIGVMMLTLTPSILAELKLRDPSFPDVAHGVLIHRVIIGSPAHQAGLKAGDVVLEINGQPSRRAEDVYEAVRTQQSLALLVRRGYDTLLVSVVPEVTE; encoded by the exons ATGGCGGCCCTGGCGCGTGGGGCGTGGGTCCCGCGCGCGGGGCGCTGGTGCCGGGCGCTGCGCGGGGCCCCCGGGGTCCTAGCGCCGCCGGCTCCTCCCGCTCCTCCCGCTCCCTCCGCCGGGGCCTCAgcgccgccccccccgccccctccctCAACCGGGGCCCGGGCGCTGGCGGCGGCGCTGGGCgccggggcggcggcgctggTGCTGCTATGGTTCCGGGGCAGCGAGGCCCGGCGGTCTCCGCTGCCCGCCCTGCCCGCCCTGCGCGCCGCCGTGCCCGCTCCGCCGCCCTCCTCGCCCCGCGCCGCCTTCAACTTCATCGCCGACGTGGTGGAGAAGACGGCGCCGGCGCTGGTCTACGTGGAGATCGTGGGCAG ACATCCCTTTTCGGGCCGTGACGTGCCCATCTCCAATGGCTCGGGCTTCCTGGTGTCTCCGGACGGGCTCATCGTGACCAACGCGCACGTGGTGGCGAACCGGCGGCGCGTGCGGGTGAAGCTGGCCAGCGGCGAGCAGTACGACGCCGCGGTGCAGGACGTGGACCAGGTCGCGGACATCGCCACCATCAAGATCAAGGCGAAG CACCCGCTGCCCACGCTGCCCCTCGGGCGCTCCTGCGAGGTGCGGCAGGGCGAGTTCGTGGTGGCCATGGGCAGCCCCTTCGCCCTGCAGAACACCATCACCTCCGGCATCGTCAGCTCGGCCCAGCGCGGCAGCCGGGAGCTGGGCCTGGCCGCCTCCGACATGGAGTACATCCAGACCGACGCCGCCATCGAC TTTGGGAACTCCGGGGGCCCCCTCGTCAACCTG GACGGTGAAGTGATTGGGGTCAACACCATGAAGGTGACGTCAGGCATCTCCTTTGCCATCCCCTCCGACCGGCTGCGTGCGTTCCTGCAGAAGGAGGAGCAGCGCAAGG GCTCCTGGTTCGGCAGCACAGAGGCAAAGCGCCGCTACATCGGGGTGATGATGCTGACGCTCACGCCGAG catccTGGCGGAGCTGAAGCTGCGTGACCCCAGCTTCCCCGACGTGGCGCACGGGGTGCTGATCCACAGGGTGATCATCGGCTCCCCGGCCCATCA GGCAGGGCTGAAGGCGGGCGACGTGGTGCTGGAGATCAACGGGCAGCCGTCGCGGCGCGCGGAGGACGTGTATGAGGCCGTGCGGACGCAGCAGAGCCTGGCCTTGCTGGTGCGGCGCGGCTACGACACGCTGCTGGTGAGCGTCGTCCCCGAGGTGACGGAGTAG
- the AUP1 gene encoding lipid droplet-regulating VLDL assembly factor AUP1 isoform X5 yields MEPAGPGPERLFDSHRFPTDGFLLLALLLYAPVGLCLLVLRLFIGAHVFLVSCTLPDSVLRRFVVRVMCSVLGLFVRQSDPRLRDSSARVYIANHVTQFDHNVVSLLTSCSTPALNAAPGFLCWSRGFLELGAGSRAELVHSLKAYSSHGANPPLLLFPEEAATNGRAGLLRFSSWPFSLADVVQPVALHVQRPLVTVSVADSSWITELLWTFFAPFTVYQVRWLPSVPRRAEEPSEDFALRVQELLAVELGVVSTRLTAADKAEHMKRLRHTSLLPFAPGSSQPLAARPRGPSGRGTAEDVRIAAMAQRVKEVLPHVPLEVIETDLARTSCVDTTIANLLEGSVPFCPEGGEDSADLPAPAPSPPAAAAGTQGSVAAPAKPAPKQFAKSPVERHLSLQERKRALYDYARRALLALGSLAWEDAGAGQESEQPGQGELPPPCSQLHPGWPHVQQQDVPEEAERREQHLPASLTRTCARRPPRLSPKEFAFVCSPQPVLWSLQGGAVGRKKRLFSSELLLLFIPSLLLSHLLTLGLGIYIGKRLAASSANPL; encoded by the exons ATGGAGCCTGCGGGCCCGGGCCCCGAGCGGCTCTTCGACTCGCACCG GTTCCCGACCGACGGGTtcctgctgctggccctgctgctgtACGCGCCCGTGGGGCTGTGCCTGCTCGTCCTGCGCCTCTTCATCGGCGCCCACGTCTTCCTGGTCAGCTGCACCCTGCCCGACAGCGTCCTGCGCCG GTTCGTTGTACGTGTGATGTGCTCGGTGCTGGGCTTGTTTGTGCGGCAAAGCGACCCCCGGCTTCGCGACTCCAGCGCGCGCGTGTACATCGCCAACCACGTGACGCAGTTCGACCACAACGTCGTCAGCCTTCTGACCTCGTGTAGCACG CCCGCGCTGAACGCTGCCCCCGGCTTCCTCTGCTGGTCGCGGGGGTTCCTGGAGCTGGGAGCCGGCAGCCGAGCGGAGCTGGTGCATTCTCTGAAGGCGTACTCGTCCCACGGGGCCAACCCCCCgctgctgctcttcccagaGGAGGCGGCCACCAACGGCCGGGCTGGCCTGCTGCGCTTCAG CTCCTGGCCATTCTCCCTGGCAGACGTGGTGCAGCCCGTGGCCCTGCATGTCCAGAGGCCCCTGGTCACTGTG AGCGTCGCTGACTCCTCCTGGatcacagagctgctctggacCTTCTTTGCTCCCTTCACAGTTTATCAAGTAAG GTGGCTGCCGTCTGTCCCCAGACGAGCTGAAGAGCCGAGCGAGGATTTTGCGCTCCGAGTTCAGGAG ctcctggcCGTGGAGCTGGGTGTGGTATCCACACGGCTCACCGCAGCAGACAAAGCTGAGCACATGAAGAGGCTGAGACACACGTCGCTGCTCCCCTTCGCCCCTG GCTCCAGCCAGCCCCTggccgcccggccccggggcCCCTCCGGCCGTGGCACTGCCGAGGACGTGCGGATCGCGGCGATGGCACAGCGGGTGAAGGAGGTGCTGCCCCACGTGCCTCTGGAGGTCATCGAGACAGACCTGG CCCGCACCAGCTGTGTGGACACCACCATCGCCAacctgctggagggcagcgTGCCATTCTGCCCTGAGGGCGGCGAGGACAGCGCTGACCTGCCCGCCccagccccctccccgcccgcaGCCGCGGCCGGCACCCAGGGCTCCGTGGCAGCACCTGCCAAG CCAGCCCCAAAGCAGTTCGCGAAGTCCCCCGTGGAGCGGCACCTGTCCCTGCAGGAGCGGAAGCGAGCGCTGTATGACTACGCCAGGAG GGCCCTGCTGGCGCTGGGCTCCCTGGCCTGGGAGGACGCCGGCGCCGGGCAGGAGAGCgagcagcctgggcagggcgagctgccccctccctgcagccagctgcaTCCCGGCTGGCCCCACGTGCAGCAG CAGGACGTGCCGGAGGAAGCCGAACGGAGGGAGCAACACCTGCCAGCATCCCTGACCAGGACCTGTGCCCGCCGCCCACCGCGTTTGTCCCCAAA GGAGTTTGCCTTTGTGTGCTCCCCCCAGCCGGTGCTGTGGAGCCTGCAGGGAGGTGCagtggggaggaagaagagactTTTCAGTtcggagctgctgctgctcttcatcCCCTCGCTGCTGCTCAGCCACCTGCTGACCCTGGGCCTGGG GATCTACATCGGGAAGCGGCTGGCGGCCTCCTCGGCAAACCCGCTGTGA
- the AUP1 gene encoding lipid droplet-regulating VLDL assembly factor AUP1 isoform X4, whose product MEPAGPGPERLFDSHRFPTDGFLLLALLLYAPVGLCLLVLRLFIGAHVFLVSCTLPDSVLRRFVVRVMCSVLGLFVRQSDPRLRDSSARVYIANHVTQFDHNVVSLLTSCSTPALNAAPGFLCWSRGFLELGAGSRAELVHSLKAYSSHGANPPLLLFPEEAATNGRAGLLRFSSWPFSLADVVQPVALHVQRPLVTVSVADSSWITELLWTFFAPFTVYQVRWLPSVPRRAEEPSEDFALRVQEATLKCTTEALQKSVPRALALAVAPRRPAPLTPRAGPRVLRVLYMWFFAFLQLLAVELGVVSTRLTAADKAEHMKRLRHTSLLPFAPGSSQPLAARPRGPSGRGTAEDVRIAAMAQRVKEVLPHVPLEVIETDLARTSCVDTTIANLLEGSVPFCPEGGEDSADLPAPAPSPPAAAAGTQGSVAAPAKPAPKQFAKSPVERHLSLQERKRALYDYARRALLALGSLAWEDAGAGQESEQPGQGELPPPCSQLHPGWPHVQQDVPEEAERREQHLPASLTRTCARRPPRLSPNRCCGACREVQWGGRRDFSVRSCCCSSSPRCCSATC is encoded by the exons ATGGAGCCTGCGGGCCCGGGCCCCGAGCGGCTCTTCGACTCGCACCG GTTCCCGACCGACGGGTtcctgctgctggccctgctgctgtACGCGCCCGTGGGGCTGTGCCTGCTCGTCCTGCGCCTCTTCATCGGCGCCCACGTCTTCCTGGTCAGCTGCACCCTGCCCGACAGCGTCCTGCGCCG GTTCGTTGTACGTGTGATGTGCTCGGTGCTGGGCTTGTTTGTGCGGCAAAGCGACCCCCGGCTTCGCGACTCCAGCGCGCGCGTGTACATCGCCAACCACGTGACGCAGTTCGACCACAACGTCGTCAGCCTTCTGACCTCGTGTAGCACG CCCGCGCTGAACGCTGCCCCCGGCTTCCTCTGCTGGTCGCGGGGGTTCCTGGAGCTGGGAGCCGGCAGCCGAGCGGAGCTGGTGCATTCTCTGAAGGCGTACTCGTCCCACGGGGCCAACCCCCCgctgctgctcttcccagaGGAGGCGGCCACCAACGGCCGGGCTGGCCTGCTGCGCTTCAG CTCCTGGCCATTCTCCCTGGCAGACGTGGTGCAGCCCGTGGCCCTGCATGTCCAGAGGCCCCTGGTCACTGTG AGCGTCGCTGACTCCTCCTGGatcacagagctgctctggacCTTCTTTGCTCCCTTCACAGTTTATCAAGTAAG GTGGCTGCCGTCTGTCCCCAGACGAGCTGAAGAGCCGAGCGAGGATTTTGCGCTCCGAGTTCAGGAG GCAACGCTGAAATGCACCACTGAGGCCCTGCAGAAATCAGTTCCCCGTGCTCTCGCCCTCGCCGTGGCGCCACGCAGGCCTGCACCGCTGACACCCCGAGCGGGGCCACGCGTCCTGCGTGTCCTGTACATGTGGTTCTTTGCgtttctgcagctcctggcCGTGGAGCTGGGTGTGGTATCCACACGGCTCACCGCAGCAGACAAAGCTGAGCACATGAAGAGGCTGAGACACACGTCGCTGCTCCCCTTCGCCCCTG GCTCCAGCCAGCCCCTggccgcccggccccggggcCCCTCCGGCCGTGGCACTGCCGAGGACGTGCGGATCGCGGCGATGGCACAGCGGGTGAAGGAGGTGCTGCCCCACGTGCCTCTGGAGGTCATCGAGACAGACCTGG CCCGCACCAGCTGTGTGGACACCACCATCGCCAacctgctggagggcagcgTGCCATTCTGCCCTGAGGGCGGCGAGGACAGCGCTGACCTGCCCGCCccagccccctccccgcccgcaGCCGCGGCCGGCACCCAGGGCTCCGTGGCAGCACCTGCCAAG CCAGCCCCAAAGCAGTTCGCGAAGTCCCCCGTGGAGCGGCACCTGTCCCTGCAGGAGCGGAAGCGAGCGCTGTATGACTACGCCAGGAG GGCCCTGCTGGCGCTGGGCTCCCTGGCCTGGGAGGACGCCGGCGCCGGGCAGGAGAGCgagcagcctgggcagggcgagctgccccctccctgcagccagctgcaTCCCGGCTGGCCCCACGTGCAGCAG GACGTGCCGGAGGAAGCCGAACGGAGGGAGCAACACCTGCCAGCATCCCTGACCAGGACCTGTGCCCGCCGCCCACCGCGTTTGTCCCCAAA CCGGTGCTGTGGAGCCTGCAGGGAGGTGCagtggggaggaagaagagactTTTCAGTtcggagctgctgctgctcttcatcCCCTCGCTGCTGCTCAGCCACCTGCTGA
- the AUP1 gene encoding lipid droplet-regulating VLDL assembly factor AUP1 isoform X3, whose translation MEPAGPGPERLFDSHRFPTDGFLLLALLLYAPVGLCLLVLRLFIGAHVFLVSCTLPDSVLRRFVVRVMCSVLGLFVRQSDPRLRDSSARVYIANHVTQFDHNVVSLLTSCSTPALNAAPGFLCWSRGFLELGAGSRAELVHSLKAYSSHGANPPLLLFPEEAATNGRAGLLRFSSWPFSLADVVQPVALHVQRPLVTVSVADSSWITELLWTFFAPFTVYQVRWLPSVPRRAEEPSEDFALRVQEATLKCTTEALQKSVPRALALAVAPRRPAPLTPRAGPRVLRVLYMWFFAFLQLLAVELGVVSTRLTAADKAEHMKRLRHTSLLPFAPGSSQPLAARPRGPSGRGTAEDVRIAAMAQRVKEVLPHVPLEVIETDLARTSCVDTTIANLLEGSVPFCPEGGEDSADLPAPAPSPPAAAAGTQGSVAAPAKPAPKQFAKSPVERHLSLQERKRALYDYARRALLALGSLAWEDAGAGQESEQPGQGELPPPCSQLHPGWPHVQQQDVPEEAERREQHLPASLTRTCARRPPRLSPNRCCGACREVQWGGRRDFSVRSCCCSSSPRCCSATC comes from the exons ATGGAGCCTGCGGGCCCGGGCCCCGAGCGGCTCTTCGACTCGCACCG GTTCCCGACCGACGGGTtcctgctgctggccctgctgctgtACGCGCCCGTGGGGCTGTGCCTGCTCGTCCTGCGCCTCTTCATCGGCGCCCACGTCTTCCTGGTCAGCTGCACCCTGCCCGACAGCGTCCTGCGCCG GTTCGTTGTACGTGTGATGTGCTCGGTGCTGGGCTTGTTTGTGCGGCAAAGCGACCCCCGGCTTCGCGACTCCAGCGCGCGCGTGTACATCGCCAACCACGTGACGCAGTTCGACCACAACGTCGTCAGCCTTCTGACCTCGTGTAGCACG CCCGCGCTGAACGCTGCCCCCGGCTTCCTCTGCTGGTCGCGGGGGTTCCTGGAGCTGGGAGCCGGCAGCCGAGCGGAGCTGGTGCATTCTCTGAAGGCGTACTCGTCCCACGGGGCCAACCCCCCgctgctgctcttcccagaGGAGGCGGCCACCAACGGCCGGGCTGGCCTGCTGCGCTTCAG CTCCTGGCCATTCTCCCTGGCAGACGTGGTGCAGCCCGTGGCCCTGCATGTCCAGAGGCCCCTGGTCACTGTG AGCGTCGCTGACTCCTCCTGGatcacagagctgctctggacCTTCTTTGCTCCCTTCACAGTTTATCAAGTAAG GTGGCTGCCGTCTGTCCCCAGACGAGCTGAAGAGCCGAGCGAGGATTTTGCGCTCCGAGTTCAGGAG GCAACGCTGAAATGCACCACTGAGGCCCTGCAGAAATCAGTTCCCCGTGCTCTCGCCCTCGCCGTGGCGCCACGCAGGCCTGCACCGCTGACACCCCGAGCGGGGCCACGCGTCCTGCGTGTCCTGTACATGTGGTTCTTTGCgtttctgcagctcctggcCGTGGAGCTGGGTGTGGTATCCACACGGCTCACCGCAGCAGACAAAGCTGAGCACATGAAGAGGCTGAGACACACGTCGCTGCTCCCCTTCGCCCCTG GCTCCAGCCAGCCCCTggccgcccggccccggggcCCCTCCGGCCGTGGCACTGCCGAGGACGTGCGGATCGCGGCGATGGCACAGCGGGTGAAGGAGGTGCTGCCCCACGTGCCTCTGGAGGTCATCGAGACAGACCTGG CCCGCACCAGCTGTGTGGACACCACCATCGCCAacctgctggagggcagcgTGCCATTCTGCCCTGAGGGCGGCGAGGACAGCGCTGACCTGCCCGCCccagccccctccccgcccgcaGCCGCGGCCGGCACCCAGGGCTCCGTGGCAGCACCTGCCAAG CCAGCCCCAAAGCAGTTCGCGAAGTCCCCCGTGGAGCGGCACCTGTCCCTGCAGGAGCGGAAGCGAGCGCTGTATGACTACGCCAGGAG GGCCCTGCTGGCGCTGGGCTCCCTGGCCTGGGAGGACGCCGGCGCCGGGCAGGAGAGCgagcagcctgggcagggcgagctgccccctccctgcagccagctgcaTCCCGGCTGGCCCCACGTGCAGCAG CAGGACGTGCCGGAGGAAGCCGAACGGAGGGAGCAACACCTGCCAGCATCCCTGACCAGGACCTGTGCCCGCCGCCCACCGCGTTTGTCCCCAAA CCGGTGCTGTGGAGCCTGCAGGGAGGTGCagtggggaggaagaagagactTTTCAGTtcggagctgctgctgctcttcatcCCCTCGCTGCTGCTCAGCCACCTGCTGA
- the AUP1 gene encoding lipid droplet-regulating VLDL assembly factor AUP1 isoform X1: MEPAGPGPERLFDSHRFPTDGFLLLALLLYAPVGLCLLVLRLFIGAHVFLVSCTLPDSVLRRFVVRVMCSVLGLFVRQSDPRLRDSSARVYIANHVTQFDHNVVSLLTSCSTPALNAAPGFLCWSRGFLELGAGSRAELVHSLKAYSSHGANPPLLLFPEEAATNGRAGLLRFSSWPFSLADVVQPVALHVQRPLVTVSVADSSWITELLWTFFAPFTVYQVRWLPSVPRRAEEPSEDFALRVQEATLKCTTEALQKSVPRALALAVAPRRPAPLTPRAGPRVLRVLYMWFFAFLQLLAVELGVVSTRLTAADKAEHMKRLRHTSLLPFAPGSSQPLAARPRGPSGRGTAEDVRIAAMAQRVKEVLPHVPLEVIETDLARTSCVDTTIANLLEGSVPFCPEGGEDSADLPAPAPSPPAAAAGTQGSVAAPAKPAPKQFAKSPVERHLSLQERKRALYDYARRALLALGSLAWEDAGAGQESEQPGQGELPPPCSQLHPGWPHVQQQDVPEEAERREQHLPASLTRTCARRPPRLSPKEFAFVCSPQPVLWSLQGGAVGRKKRLFSSELLLLFIPSLLLSHLLTLGLGIYIGKRLAASSANPL, encoded by the exons ATGGAGCCTGCGGGCCCGGGCCCCGAGCGGCTCTTCGACTCGCACCG GTTCCCGACCGACGGGTtcctgctgctggccctgctgctgtACGCGCCCGTGGGGCTGTGCCTGCTCGTCCTGCGCCTCTTCATCGGCGCCCACGTCTTCCTGGTCAGCTGCACCCTGCCCGACAGCGTCCTGCGCCG GTTCGTTGTACGTGTGATGTGCTCGGTGCTGGGCTTGTTTGTGCGGCAAAGCGACCCCCGGCTTCGCGACTCCAGCGCGCGCGTGTACATCGCCAACCACGTGACGCAGTTCGACCACAACGTCGTCAGCCTTCTGACCTCGTGTAGCACG CCCGCGCTGAACGCTGCCCCCGGCTTCCTCTGCTGGTCGCGGGGGTTCCTGGAGCTGGGAGCCGGCAGCCGAGCGGAGCTGGTGCATTCTCTGAAGGCGTACTCGTCCCACGGGGCCAACCCCCCgctgctgctcttcccagaGGAGGCGGCCACCAACGGCCGGGCTGGCCTGCTGCGCTTCAG CTCCTGGCCATTCTCCCTGGCAGACGTGGTGCAGCCCGTGGCCCTGCATGTCCAGAGGCCCCTGGTCACTGTG AGCGTCGCTGACTCCTCCTGGatcacagagctgctctggacCTTCTTTGCTCCCTTCACAGTTTATCAAGTAAG GTGGCTGCCGTCTGTCCCCAGACGAGCTGAAGAGCCGAGCGAGGATTTTGCGCTCCGAGTTCAGGAG GCAACGCTGAAATGCACCACTGAGGCCCTGCAGAAATCAGTTCCCCGTGCTCTCGCCCTCGCCGTGGCGCCACGCAGGCCTGCACCGCTGACACCCCGAGCGGGGCCACGCGTCCTGCGTGTCCTGTACATGTGGTTCTTTGCgtttctgcagctcctggcCGTGGAGCTGGGTGTGGTATCCACACGGCTCACCGCAGCAGACAAAGCTGAGCACATGAAGAGGCTGAGACACACGTCGCTGCTCCCCTTCGCCCCTG GCTCCAGCCAGCCCCTggccgcccggccccggggcCCCTCCGGCCGTGGCACTGCCGAGGACGTGCGGATCGCGGCGATGGCACAGCGGGTGAAGGAGGTGCTGCCCCACGTGCCTCTGGAGGTCATCGAGACAGACCTGG CCCGCACCAGCTGTGTGGACACCACCATCGCCAacctgctggagggcagcgTGCCATTCTGCCCTGAGGGCGGCGAGGACAGCGCTGACCTGCCCGCCccagccccctccccgcccgcaGCCGCGGCCGGCACCCAGGGCTCCGTGGCAGCACCTGCCAAG CCAGCCCCAAAGCAGTTCGCGAAGTCCCCCGTGGAGCGGCACCTGTCCCTGCAGGAGCGGAAGCGAGCGCTGTATGACTACGCCAGGAG GGCCCTGCTGGCGCTGGGCTCCCTGGCCTGGGAGGACGCCGGCGCCGGGCAGGAGAGCgagcagcctgggcagggcgagctgccccctccctgcagccagctgcaTCCCGGCTGGCCCCACGTGCAGCAG CAGGACGTGCCGGAGGAAGCCGAACGGAGGGAGCAACACCTGCCAGCATCCCTGACCAGGACCTGTGCCCGCCGCCCACCGCGTTTGTCCCCAAA GGAGTTTGCCTTTGTGTGCTCCCCCCAGCCGGTGCTGTGGAGCCTGCAGGGAGGTGCagtggggaggaagaagagactTTTCAGTtcggagctgctgctgctcttcatcCCCTCGCTGCTGCTCAGCCACCTGCTGACCCTGGGCCTGGG GATCTACATCGGGAAGCGGCTGGCGGCCTCCTCGGCAAACCCGCTGTGA
- the AUP1 gene encoding lipid droplet-regulating VLDL assembly factor AUP1 isoform X2 gives MEPAGPGPERLFDSHRFPTDGFLLLALLLYAPVGLCLLVLRLFIGAHVFLVSCTLPDSVLRRFVVRVMCSVLGLFVRQSDPRLRDSSARVYIANHVTQFDHNVVSLLTSCSTPALNAAPGFLCWSRGFLELGAGSRAELVHSLKAYSSHGANPPLLLFPEEAATNGRAGLLRFSSWPFSLADVVQPVALHVQRPLVTVSVADSSWITELLWTFFAPFTVYQVRWLPSVPRRAEEPSEDFALRVQEATLKCTTEALQKSVPRALALAVAPRRPAPLTPRAGPRVLRVLYMWFFAFLQLLAVELGVVSTRLTAADKAEHMKRLRHTSLLPFAPGSSQPLAARPRGPSGRGTAEDVRIAAMAQRVKEVLPHVPLEVIETDLARTSCVDTTIANLLEGSVPFCPEGGEDSADLPAPAPSPPAAAAGTQGSVAAPAKPAPKQFAKSPVERHLSLQERKRALYDYARRALLALGSLAWEDAGAGQESEQPGQGELPPPCSQLHPGWPHVQQDVPEEAERREQHLPASLTRTCARRPPRLSPKEFAFVCSPQPVLWSLQGGAVGRKKRLFSSELLLLFIPSLLLSHLLTLGLGIYIGKRLAASSANPL, from the exons ATGGAGCCTGCGGGCCCGGGCCCCGAGCGGCTCTTCGACTCGCACCG GTTCCCGACCGACGGGTtcctgctgctggccctgctgctgtACGCGCCCGTGGGGCTGTGCCTGCTCGTCCTGCGCCTCTTCATCGGCGCCCACGTCTTCCTGGTCAGCTGCACCCTGCCCGACAGCGTCCTGCGCCG GTTCGTTGTACGTGTGATGTGCTCGGTGCTGGGCTTGTTTGTGCGGCAAAGCGACCCCCGGCTTCGCGACTCCAGCGCGCGCGTGTACATCGCCAACCACGTGACGCAGTTCGACCACAACGTCGTCAGCCTTCTGACCTCGTGTAGCACG CCCGCGCTGAACGCTGCCCCCGGCTTCCTCTGCTGGTCGCGGGGGTTCCTGGAGCTGGGAGCCGGCAGCCGAGCGGAGCTGGTGCATTCTCTGAAGGCGTACTCGTCCCACGGGGCCAACCCCCCgctgctgctcttcccagaGGAGGCGGCCACCAACGGCCGGGCTGGCCTGCTGCGCTTCAG CTCCTGGCCATTCTCCCTGGCAGACGTGGTGCAGCCCGTGGCCCTGCATGTCCAGAGGCCCCTGGTCACTGTG AGCGTCGCTGACTCCTCCTGGatcacagagctgctctggacCTTCTTTGCTCCCTTCACAGTTTATCAAGTAAG GTGGCTGCCGTCTGTCCCCAGACGAGCTGAAGAGCCGAGCGAGGATTTTGCGCTCCGAGTTCAGGAG GCAACGCTGAAATGCACCACTGAGGCCCTGCAGAAATCAGTTCCCCGTGCTCTCGCCCTCGCCGTGGCGCCACGCAGGCCTGCACCGCTGACACCCCGAGCGGGGCCACGCGTCCTGCGTGTCCTGTACATGTGGTTCTTTGCgtttctgcagctcctggcCGTGGAGCTGGGTGTGGTATCCACACGGCTCACCGCAGCAGACAAAGCTGAGCACATGAAGAGGCTGAGACACACGTCGCTGCTCCCCTTCGCCCCTG GCTCCAGCCAGCCCCTggccgcccggccccggggcCCCTCCGGCCGTGGCACTGCCGAGGACGTGCGGATCGCGGCGATGGCACAGCGGGTGAAGGAGGTGCTGCCCCACGTGCCTCTGGAGGTCATCGAGACAGACCTGG CCCGCACCAGCTGTGTGGACACCACCATCGCCAacctgctggagggcagcgTGCCATTCTGCCCTGAGGGCGGCGAGGACAGCGCTGACCTGCCCGCCccagccccctccccgcccgcaGCCGCGGCCGGCACCCAGGGCTCCGTGGCAGCACCTGCCAAG CCAGCCCCAAAGCAGTTCGCGAAGTCCCCCGTGGAGCGGCACCTGTCCCTGCAGGAGCGGAAGCGAGCGCTGTATGACTACGCCAGGAG GGCCCTGCTGGCGCTGGGCTCCCTGGCCTGGGAGGACGCCGGCGCCGGGCAGGAGAGCgagcagcctgggcagggcgagctgccccctccctgcagccagctgcaTCCCGGCTGGCCCCACGTGCAGCAG GACGTGCCGGAGGAAGCCGAACGGAGGGAGCAACACCTGCCAGCATCCCTGACCAGGACCTGTGCCCGCCGCCCACCGCGTTTGTCCCCAAA GGAGTTTGCCTTTGTGTGCTCCCCCCAGCCGGTGCTGTGGAGCCTGCAGGGAGGTGCagtggggaggaagaagagactTTTCAGTtcggagctgctgctgctcttcatcCCCTCGCTGCTGCTCAGCCACCTGCTGACCCTGGGCCTGGG GATCTACATCGGGAAGCGGCTGGCGGCCTCCTCGGCAAACCCGCTGTGA